The following coding sequences are from one Bacteroidales bacterium WCE2008 window:
- a CDS encoding L-threonine synthase, producing the protein MKFYSTRDRERRNAFSLKDAAFMGLAPDGGLFIPERIPQADMARVEAEAAKSYADMAIYLAGLFFGDDIPADKLDAMIRKAYDFDCPLAEVGPGLRTLELFHGPTFAFKDFGARFMGGMLGLLNGSSEELVVLTATSGDTGGAVASGFYNVPGVSVVVLYPEGKISDLQESQMTTLHGNIRPVRVAGDFDDCQALVKAVFADSEFRSKVRVTSANSINILRWIPQSFYYFYAWCQWKKATGNDRPVIVVPSGNYGNITAGMLASFMGMPVGGFICGSNANDVVPEFLKSGKYVPRDSVRTIANAMDVGAPSNFERMMYLYGEDYGRLTSVLSGFSCTDEEIKAGIRELYEKYGYVSDPHSAVGYNAIKATGAEGFWLSTAHHSKFREVISDALGREFPVPEGLKAAMSKEKIFTPMAVSLQDLEAFVKKVYERS; encoded by the coding sequence ATGAAATTCTACAGCACAAGAGACAGGGAGAGGCGGAATGCTTTTTCCCTCAAGGATGCAGCCTTCATGGGGCTGGCACCTGACGGCGGGCTTTTCATTCCGGAAAGAATCCCGCAGGCGGACATGGCCCGAGTCGAGGCCGAGGCTGCCAAGTCCTATGCTGACATGGCCATATATCTCGCAGGCCTGTTCTTCGGCGACGACATCCCGGCGGACAAGCTGGATGCCATGATCCGGAAGGCGTATGATTTCGACTGCCCGCTTGCGGAAGTCGGTCCCGGCCTGAGGACTCTCGAACTTTTCCATGGCCCGACATTCGCGTTCAAAGATTTCGGCGCCAGGTTCATGGGAGGCATGCTCGGACTGCTCAACGGCTCATCCGAGGAACTGGTCGTGCTGACTGCCACTTCCGGCGATACCGGCGGCGCAGTGGCTTCTGGATTCTACAATGTGCCGGGAGTCAGCGTAGTGGTCCTCTATCCGGAGGGAAAGATCTCCGACCTGCAGGAAAGCCAGATGACCACTCTTCATGGAAACATCCGTCCGGTGCGCGTTGCTGGCGACTTCGATGACTGCCAGGCTCTGGTGAAAGCGGTGTTCGCCGATTCGGAATTCCGTTCCAAAGTCCGCGTGACATCGGCAAACTCCATCAATATTCTCCGCTGGATACCGCAGTCATTCTATTATTTCTACGCATGGTGCCAGTGGAAGAAAGCAACCGGAAACGACCGTCCCGTGATAGTCGTCCCTAGCGGCAATTACGGCAACATCACCGCCGGCATGCTGGCATCGTTCATGGGAATGCCTGTGGGTGGATTCATCTGCGGCTCCAATGCCAATGATGTCGTCCCTGAATTCCTCAAGAGCGGCAAATACGTGCCGAGAGATTCCGTGAGAACCATCGCCAATGCCATGGACGTGGGCGCCCCAAGCAACTTCGAGCGCATGATGTATCTCTACGGGGAGGATTATGGAAGGCTGACTTCGGTTCTTTCGGGCTTCAGCTGCACTGACGAAGAGATCAAGGCCGGAATCAGGGAGCTTTACGAGAAGTATGGCTATGTCTCGGACCCTCACAGCGCAGTAGGCTACAATGCCATAAAAGCAACTGGAGCGGAAGGCTTCTGGTTATCCACTGCCCACCACTCCAAGTTCCGTGAAGTTATTTCTGATGCTCTCGGACGGGAATTCCCGGTACCGGAAGGTCTTAAGGCGGCCATGTCGAAGGAGAAGATATTCACTCCGATGGCGGTTTCGCTGCAGGACCTCGAGGCTTTCGTCAAGAAGGTCTATGAAAGGTCCTGA
- a CDS encoding homoserine kinase — MKKVRVFAPASIANMGCGFDIIGLALDDVGDIIEIVQSEGDGLTITNKSGVPLPDDIEKNVITPVIRKFLEMIGQKAQIDVTVCEKIYPGSGIGSSAASSAAAAYGMNELYGCPLTEEEVVLCAMEGENLASGGYHADNAAPAVMGGIILIRGYEPLDVVKISVPGNFYCSVVHPHIVVTTKEAREILPKEVPLHNAIRQWGNVGGLVAGLFTSDIGLVGRSMQDVVAEPYRKQFIPGFDELRKKVLDAGALAMNISGSGPSVFALSDHKDKAEAAGRIMKEHFDSRGIGNEVYVVKVSNKGAKLTGVTI; from the coding sequence ATGAAAAAAGTTAGAGTGTTTGCCCCGGCGTCTATCGCCAACATGGGGTGCGGATTCGACATCATCGGCCTCGCTCTGGACGATGTGGGAGATATCATAGAAATAGTGCAGAGTGAAGGTGACGGGCTGACCATCACCAATAAATCCGGCGTACCCCTCCCGGACGACATCGAGAAGAACGTGATTACCCCGGTCATAAGAAAATTCCTCGAAATGATAGGCCAGAAGGCCCAGATAGACGTCACAGTCTGCGAGAAGATATATCCTGGCAGCGGTATCGGCTCCAGCGCCGCGTCCAGCGCGGCCGCGGCATATGGAATGAATGAGCTTTACGGCTGTCCTCTGACCGAGGAAGAAGTGGTGCTCTGCGCAATGGAAGGGGAGAATCTCGCAAGCGGCGGCTACCATGCCGACAACGCCGCACCAGCAGTCATGGGCGGAATCATCCTCATAAGGGGATACGAACCGCTCGACGTGGTCAAGATCTCCGTACCGGGCAACTTCTATTGCTCAGTCGTCCATCCTCATATAGTAGTGACTACGAAAGAGGCCCGCGAAATACTTCCGAAGGAAGTTCCGCTGCATAACGCAATTCGCCAGTGGGGCAATGTGGGCGGCCTGGTCGCAGGTCTCTTCACCAGCGACATCGGCCTCGTGGGCCGTTCCATGCAGGATGTCGTCGCAGAGCCATACAGGAAGCAGTTCATCCCGGGCTTCGACGAGCTTCGCAAGAAAGTGCTCGACGCAGGCGCCCTTGCGATGAACATCTCCGGTTCGGGCCCGTCAGTGTTCGCCCTCAGCGACCATAAGGACAAGGCAGAGGCCGCAGGAAGGATAATGAAAGAGCATTTCGATTCCCGCGGAATCGGCAACGAAGTATATGTGGTCAAGGTCTCCAACAAGGGAGCCAAACTAACGGGAGTTACAATCTAG
- a CDS encoding Patatin-like phospholipase, with the protein MTKKRTKDVALVLSSGGARGIAFIGAIEELESRGYRITSVSGCSMGALIGGVYAAGGLEAFKEWLFSLNDIGIMSLVDPSISKNYLVKGDKVISAIKEIVPNINIQDLKIPFSAVATDLYTGEEVVFREGPLFEAIRASISVPSFFRPVKNGHRTLIDGGLVNTLPLNRVARNGHDILVGFDVNDIDKNGINAFLEQMYRLNKNMTVYKNDTMSYIGKLGKKKDVSLLEKIREVGGRGIDLFRLQKDTASKQKKLIAESAKKRIPVGAEDSYLSILKRSFSIANHVIADRMIEACPPDVLARLPLDAVPSGMAYAKGRELSEIGRHLMAAALDRYESSLSL; encoded by the coding sequence ATGACCAAGAAAAGGACAAAAGACGTAGCGCTGGTGCTGTCCAGCGGCGGAGCAAGAGGAATCGCCTTCATCGGCGCGATCGAAGAACTCGAGAGCAGAGGTTACAGGATAACCTCGGTTTCAGGCTGTTCGATGGGAGCCCTGATTGGCGGAGTCTATGCCGCCGGGGGCCTCGAAGCCTTCAAGGAATGGCTGTTCTCGCTGAATGACATCGGCATCATGTCCCTGGTGGACCCGTCCATAAGCAAAAACTATCTGGTCAAGGGAGACAAAGTGATCTCCGCTATAAAGGAAATAGTCCCCAACATCAATATCCAGGACTTGAAGATACCGTTCTCCGCAGTCGCCACGGACCTGTACACAGGTGAGGAGGTGGTTTTCCGCGAGGGTCCTCTTTTCGAGGCGATAAGGGCTTCCATTTCCGTCCCGTCTTTCTTCCGCCCGGTCAAGAACGGGCACAGGACCCTGATTGACGGTGGTCTGGTCAACACTCTTCCGCTCAACCGGGTTGCCCGCAACGGCCATGACATCCTTGTAGGCTTTGACGTAAATGACATAGACAAAAACGGCATCAATGCCTTTCTGGAGCAGATGTACCGGCTCAACAAGAATATGACTGTCTATAAGAACGACACGATGTCTTATATCGGCAAGCTTGGCAAGAAGAAGGACGTGTCGCTTCTCGAGAAGATCCGCGAGGTCGGCGGACGCGGCATCGACCTTTTCCGCCTGCAGAAAGACACTGCTTCCAAGCAGAAGAAACTGATTGCGGAAAGCGCGAAGAAGAGGATTCCCGTCGGCGCCGAGGATAGCTACCTTTCCATACTGAAACGCTCTTTCTCGATTGCGAACCATGTAATCGCCGACCGCATGATCGAGGCCTGTCCTCCGGATGTGCTTGCCAGGCTTCCTCTGGACGCCGTCCCTTCCGGAATGGCCTATGCCAAAGGCCGCGAGCTCTCCGAAATCGGCCGCCACCTCATGGCCGCCGCCCTCGACCGCTACGAATCCTCCCTTTCCCTCTAG
- a CDS encoding GTP-binding protein → MAESNFIDYVRIFCASGHGGAGSTHLHRAKYVAKGGPDGGDGGRGGHVILRANPQFWTLIHLKYRKVVRAERGESGGAALCRGKQGADIYLDVPVGTVVKDGETEEVLFEMVEPGEERILCRGGKGGLGNNNFKTPTNQTPRYSQPGEEGQEGWFILELKVLADVGLVGFPNAGKSTLLAAITSAKPKIANYAFTTLEPNLGIVSYYDDKSFVMADIPGIIEGAHEGKGIGLRFLRHIERNSVLLFMVSAEEENINESYKILLKELKEYNPELLTKDRVLAITKCDIADDETLKSIRRHMPKSVPHVMISSVTGEGLAELKDMLWDALNN, encoded by the coding sequence ATGGCAGAGTCGAACTTCATAGATTACGTAAGGATCTTCTGCGCCTCAGGGCACGGAGGAGCCGGATCCACCCATCTCCACAGGGCAAAATACGTCGCCAAAGGCGGCCCCGACGGCGGTGACGGCGGACGCGGAGGCCATGTGATCCTCAGGGCCAATCCCCAGTTCTGGACCCTCATCCACCTCAAATACCGCAAAGTCGTCCGCGCCGAACGCGGAGAAAGCGGAGGCGCAGCGCTCTGCAGAGGCAAACAAGGAGCAGACATCTATCTTGACGTGCCGGTAGGCACCGTCGTAAAAGACGGAGAGACCGAAGAAGTACTCTTCGAGATGGTCGAGCCGGGAGAAGAGAGGATACTCTGCCGAGGAGGCAAAGGCGGACTGGGCAACAACAACTTCAAGACCCCTACAAACCAGACCCCGAGATACTCCCAGCCAGGAGAAGAAGGCCAAGAAGGCTGGTTCATACTTGAGCTGAAAGTCCTCGCCGACGTAGGCCTCGTAGGCTTCCCTAACGCAGGAAAATCCACCCTGCTCGCCGCGATCACTTCAGCCAAGCCAAAGATCGCAAACTACGCCTTCACCACCCTCGAGCCGAACCTCGGCATCGTAAGCTACTACGACGACAAGTCGTTCGTAATGGCCGACATCCCAGGAATCATCGAAGGCGCCCACGAGGGCAAAGGCATCGGACTGCGCTTCCTCCGTCACATAGAGCGAAACTCTGTCCTCCTCTTCATGGTTTCGGCCGAAGAAGAAAACATAAACGAAAGCTACAAGATCCTGCTCAAGGAGCTCAAGGAATACAATCCGGAGCTTCTGACAAAAGACAGGGTCCTTGCCATAACCAAATGCGATATCGCAGACGACGAAACACTAAAATCAATCCGCAGGCACATGCCTAAGTCAGTTCCGCACGTAATGATCTCCTCCGTGACCGGAGAAGGACTGGCAGAACTGAAAGACATGCTTTGGGATGCGCTCAACAATTAA